One region of Halomicrobium sp. LC1Hm genomic DNA includes:
- the cofD gene encoding 2-phospho-L-lactate transferase codes for MVTFLSGGTGTPKLLAGADAVFPPEATTVVGNTGDDVVLGGHLVCPDVDTVLFLDGGVLDRETWWGIDADTAETHDELHRLAERADLADGPRYLPESAQTGGREIGRWRRFSGVAEFMHIGDRDRAVHVTRTSLLDEGHSLTEVTATLADAFGLDRTLVPMSDDPVATLIHTPDGVQHFQEWWVANGGDPAIERVEFRGSEGATTTPAVDAALSEPVVIGPSNPVTSIGPMRAVSGFESALERTPVVAVSPFVGEEVFSGPAGTLMTATGYEASTAGVADAYPFADAFVLDEDDPTTLDRPTVRTDTRIDDDADAERVARAVDEALEVVA; via the coding sequence ATGGTGACGTTTCTCTCCGGCGGCACCGGGACGCCGAAGCTGCTCGCCGGGGCCGACGCCGTCTTTCCGCCCGAAGCGACGACCGTCGTCGGCAACACCGGCGACGACGTGGTCCTGGGTGGGCATCTGGTCTGTCCGGACGTGGACACGGTGCTGTTCCTCGACGGCGGCGTCCTCGACCGCGAGACCTGGTGGGGTATCGATGCCGACACCGCCGAGACACACGACGAACTGCACCGACTCGCCGAGCGTGCGGATCTCGCGGACGGGCCGCGATATCTCCCCGAATCCGCACAGACCGGGGGCCGCGAGATCGGGCGCTGGCGGCGCTTCTCCGGCGTCGCGGAGTTCATGCACATCGGCGACCGCGACCGGGCCGTCCACGTGACCCGGACGAGCCTGCTCGACGAGGGCCACTCGTTGACCGAGGTGACGGCGACGCTCGCCGACGCGTTCGGGCTCGACCGCACGCTCGTGCCGATGAGCGACGATCCGGTGGCGACGCTGATCCACACGCCCGACGGCGTCCAGCACTTCCAGGAGTGGTGGGTCGCGAACGGCGGCGATCCGGCGATCGAGCGCGTCGAGTTCCGCGGGAGCGAGGGCGCGACGACCACACCGGCCGTCGACGCAGCGCTTTCCGAGCCGGTCGTGATCGGCCCCTCGAACCCGGTCACGAGCATCGGCCCGATGCGTGCCGTCTCGGGGTTCGAGTCGGCGCTTGAACGCACGCCGGTCGTGGCCGTCTCGCCGTTCGTCGGCGAGGAGGTGTTCTCCGGTCCCGCCGGGACGCTCATGACGGCGACGGGGTACGAGGCCAGTACGGCCGGTGTCGCGGACGCGTACCCGTTCGCGGACGCGTTCGTCCTCGACGAGGACGATCCGACGACGCTCGACCGGCCGACCGTCAGAACGGACACGCGAATTGACGACGACGCGGACGCCGAACGCGTCGCCCGCGCGGTCGACGAGGCGCTGGAGGTGGTCGCGTGA